Sequence from the Streptomyces sp. NBC_00358 genome:
ACAGCACTTCGGCAATCTTCTTTCTGGGGCGGGGCACGATGTGGCAAGCACTGTTCCGCCGGGCTGCCGGACCGCTTCATCCGCCGGTGCACGGTAGGTGCGGTGCGGGCAGGCACGTGTTGCGCAGCGAGCGGCTGCTGCTCTACACGCCGCTCATTGCCCTGGACGTAATGGCTCCGGCAGCAGCTGGTTCCGACGCTGAGGCGCAGCGCTGGCTGGGGTCCAGGACTGACGAGCTTGTGCGGCACGAAGACACGCGAGAGTTGTTGTTGTCCATGCGCGCGGATAACGACCTGTCCGGGTTCGCGCCTCGCGATCGCTTCAAGATGATGAGGAAGCTCGAGAAACGCTCAGATGGCTTCGTCGGGCTGACCGCGGTGCATGTGGCCGACGGCAGATATGCGGGCGCGACGAGCGTGGACCTGGACTCCGGCGAGATCGGTGGCTGGTTGGCTCCGGGCTACCGTCGGCAGGGACTGGGTGTCGAGCTGTTCCGCGCGGCCGTCCAACTCGGTCACCGGCATCTCGGCCTCAGGGTCGTACGAGCGGGCGCCGAGCCGGCGAACAGTGCCTCTCGGGGTGCGCTGAGGGCAGCGGGTTTTACCCCCGCGCCAGGACTGGCACGGTTCACGCTGGGCGACGGACGTGAGATCGACGCATGCTGGTACCAGCATCGGCAGGAGGCAACTACGCGCTGTCGTGGCGGGAGCTGAGTCGCCCGCGAGGCAGGTCACTGCTGCCGCTTGCGGACGAGCCGTTCGCCACCGGGATCACACTCACTCTGCGCGTCGAGCGCTACGGCATGATCACCGAGGTTGAGGGCGGCCTGATGGACGACGGCGAGCTCGGATACCGTCGTCGCCCTGTCGGGTGACCGCCTTGTTGCCGCCCACTACGGCTCTACCCCAGCGTCTTCGGCGTGGGTGACACGCTCGGCAGCCTCATCACCGGGGTGCTGTGGGACTTTCGGCACACCGGCCGGCCCCGCAGTGACCGGGGCCGGCCGGACGGACACTCCGGCGCGCCCCGGATCCGGTGCCCACGAACACGATCCGGGCCGTCGGGCCGCGATCGGCCCGTCACGCATGTCAGGGCACCAGTACCGGCTCTATCCGGTGGGCTAGGTCGTGCAGCCATCACTACCGGGACGGCATTGCGCCACACACGGATTGGTGACCCGGTGCCCGTCTGAGCGCCGTACGGGCCGCTACCGGCCCGCTGTCGGATCGAGGATCTTGCGCTGCTGGGCGGGCTCCGCCTCCGTCGTGTTGATCACAGGCTCGACACGTCAACCACGACAGGAGAATTCATGCCCA
This genomic interval carries:
- a CDS encoding GNAT family N-acetyltransferase, encoding MLRSERLLLYTPLIALDVMAPAAAGSDAEAQRWLGSRTDELVRHEDTRELLLSMRADNDLSGFAPRDRFKMMRKLEKRSDGFVGLTAVHVADGRYAGATSVDLDSGEIGGWLAPGYRRQGLGVELFRAAVQLGHRHLGLRVVRAGAEPANSASRGALRAAGFTPAPGLARFTLGDGREIDACWYQHRQEATTRCRGGS